The Methermicoccus shengliensis DSM 18856 genome includes a window with the following:
- a CDS encoding S-layer protein domain-containing protein — protein sequence MERDGRKMRVHRAALLLMGLAFVGLVLALGVVAAPAILSPAPATPVQTFVDPNTGVGDALMFSIGINESANVSWYVNGTLDAAANQTTYATYSNATLQNTVGVHTIMVEVSNANGTDNHTWMWTVSYAPPHLTGKSPQSPVSTTTGQAIEFNITSNQTVDFTWYVDNGTTNTRVQTNTAATSASYTPSSSYTSTPGTYTVSVVATNPTTGLSSSESWAWTVSPPSAPSLSNPSPSSPLQSYVGDPQPTFSIDVDQNVNVSWWVNGRQDTSDPAYNATGVSGTLSYTPDTALANTSSPATYTIEVRVENANGSDSYSWTWNVLAWGAPAIIDHYPNTTSTITSIEGATVELGIKANQTATIYWVIDGTPVSSGTVAAGEWGRLIKSDLAIGTHTVSAYASNSNGTSSPNNWTWKVVPKTYFTGDSVWRQGENSPTYTWTTQSFAGFYYDIDDDVGSEQIVFKNIDVAGRKVAKGDIVYTTSPSQVHYNYSTWGKYEVIGFMADKYFAGYLDMPNGTGTENPLSSGQLHKVLMDDDAKRSVYVGSSLPLKEGYELFVKEVDINGNRALLELRKDGEVVDTDFVASDDDYIYTKDVGSADDLPLIIVRVGSVFRGTETNVVLIEGIFQISESYTSVESGQ from the coding sequence ATGGAGCGCGATGGTAGGAAGATGAGGGTGCATAGGGCGGCTCTGCTGTTGATGGGGCTGGCTTTTGTGGGACTCGTGCTTGCCTTGGGAGTGGTTGCAGCCCCCGCCATTCTGAGCCCAGCGCCAGCCACGCCCGTTCAAACCTTTGTGGACCCGAACACTGGAGTTGGTGATGCCCTGATGTTCTCCATCGGCATCAACGAGAGTGCAAACGTGTCGTGGTATGTGAACGGCACGCTGGATGCTGCGGCAAACCAGACGACATATGCGACCTATTCCAACGCCACGCTCCAGAACACTGTGGGTGTGCACACCATAATGGTGGAAGTGAGCAACGCCAATGGCACGGACAACCACACGTGGATGTGGACTGTGAGCTATGCTCCTCCCCATCTCACTGGAAAGAGCCCACAGTCTCCCGTGAGTACCACCACGGGGCAAGCAATCGAGTTCAACATCACCTCCAACCAGACGGTGGACTTCACGTGGTACGTGGACAATGGCACCACCAACACCCGTGTGCAGACCAACACCGCTGCCACCTCCGCCTCATACACCCCCTCCTCCAGCTACACCTCCACTCCCGGCACTTACACGGTGAGTGTGGTGGCGACCAATCCCACCACAGGGCTGTCCTCATCTGAAAGCTGGGCATGGACTGTGAGCCCCCCATCGGCTCCATCGCTCTCCAACCCCTCTCCATCATCGCCGCTCCAATCGTATGTGGGCGACCCACAGCCCACGTTCTCCATCGATGTGGACCAGAACGTGAATGTCTCGTGGTGGGTGAATGGCAGGCAGGACACGAGCGACCCAGCATACAACGCCACTGGCGTGTCGGGAACGCTCAGCTATACCCCAGATACCGCCCTTGCCAACACCTCATCTCCCGCCACGTACACAATAGAGGTCAGGGTGGAGAACGCCAACGGCAGCGACAGTTATAGCTGGACATGGAATGTGCTGGCTTGGGGTGCGCCCGCCATCATCGACCACTATCCCAACACCACCTCCACCATCACCTCCATCGAGGGTGCCACAGTGGAGCTTGGCATAAAGGCAAACCAGACCGCCACGATATACTGGGTGATAGATGGCACCCCGGTCTCGAGCGGCACGGTGGCTGCTGGAGAGTGGGGAAGGCTGATAAAGAGCGACCTTGCCATCGGAACGCACACCGTGTCCGCATACGCCTCCAACTCCAACGGCACGAGCTCTCCCAATAACTGGACATGGAAGGTGGTTCCAAAGACGTACTTCACCGGGGACTCGGTGTGGAGGCAGGGAGAGAACTCCCCCACATACACGTGGACCACGCAGAGCTTTGCTGGGTTCTACTATGACATCGATGACGATGTGGGCTCAGAGCAGATCGTGTTCAAGAACATCGATGTGGCTGGAAGGAAGGTGGCAAAGGGTGACATTGTGTACACCACCAGCCCATCACAGGTGCACTACAACTACTCCACATGGGGCAAGTACGAGGTCATAGGCTTCATGGCCGACAAGTACTTCGCAGGCTACCTCGACATGCCCAATGGCACGGGCACAGAGAACCCGCTATCGAGTGGACAGCTGCACAAGGTGCTCATGGACGATGACGCCAAGCGCTCTGTGTACGTGGGCTCCTCCCTGCCCTTGAAGGAGGGCTACGAGCTGTTCGTGAAGGAGGTGGACATCAACGGCAATCGTGCCCTTCTGGAGCTCAGAAAGGACGGGGAGGTGGTGGACACGGACTTCGTTGCGAGCGACGACGACTACATCTACACAAAGGACGTTGGCTCTGCAGACGACCTCCCCCTCATAATCGTGCGGGTGGGCTCTGTGTTCAGGGGCACCGAGACCAATGTGGTGCTCATTGAGGGTATATTCCAGATATCGGAGAGCTATACCTCGGTGGAGAGCGGGCAG